GGTCAGATAAGTATGACCCTGAAATCAACAGCGCTTACAGAGAACTCGCTGAGCACTACGGTGCTTTTGTCTCTCCCGCAAAAGTACGCAAACCAAAAGACAAGCCCACCGTCGAGGGAACGGTCGGAGTGCTCACCACTCATATCATAGCCGCCGTCAGAAACGTTGACTATCATTCATTAAAAGAACTTAACAAGGACATCTGTCTCAGATTCAGACAATTCAACGACAGGCCCTTTCAAAAGAAAGAGGGCTCACGCAGCCTCCTGTTCTCCGTTCAGGAGAGCCGGTATCTGAGTCCGCTGCCTGAATTCTGTTATCAGATAGCCCATTACAAGGATGCCGTCGTTCCGGCAAATTATCATATTCAGGCAGAGGGCGGGAAATACTACAGTGTGCCCTATGAGTGTATCAGAAGAAAAGTAACGGTAAGGAGCACCTCTTCTATGATAGAGGTATTCTGCGACGGAGAGCGGGTCGCCTGTCATATACGCAATCGGGGAGCTGAACGGTATGTCACGGACAGTTCTCATATGCCTGAGGCGCATAGACAGCTCTACGCCTGGAACAACGACAAGTTTCTTGAATGGGGCGCGGAGATAGGCGGCGGCACTCTCTCCGTGATACAGAAGATACTTACCAGGAACGGACATAGCCTGCCGGGCTACAAATTCTGTATGGGGCTGGTATCGCTGAGTAAAAATTATGCCGCGCAGGATATAGAGAACGCCTGCAGGGCGCTTCTCGCCCTTTCTTCCGCCCCGAGCCTGAAATCTATGAAGCTCGCGCTCAGCGCTGTTACCGCGAAAAGAAACGCTGATGATGATTCGACACAGAATGATGGGCCTTCCGTTACAGGTTTCAGACGCGGCGCAGGCTACTACGAAGGCAAGAGCGATGATTAGCCAGCAGACGATAAACCAGCTGCATGATATGCACCTCAGTTTCCTCGCCGGCGACATCAAGGAGCGACAGGCAGACGCTTCTTTCTGCGAACTCAGCTTCGACGAGCAGATAACCGTCATTGTGGACAGAGAGTGGCATAGGAGGCGCAGCAAGCGCATTACAGACCTTATAAGGGAGGGGCAGTTCTGCTACAACAGCGCTTCAGTGCTTGAGATAGACTATGCACAGGAGCGCGGACTGGTAAAAAGCAGATAAACGAACTTGCGGCCTGTTCTTATATTGAAAACGGACACAACATCATGATCATGGGAGCCACCGGAGTGGGGAAAAGTTATCTCGCATGCGCGCTGGGAACGGCGGCCTGCCGCAACCGCTATTCCTGCCGTTACACCCGAACGCCGGAACTGCTGGATCAGCTTGCGATGGCGGGGACCGATGGCTCTGTACGCCAAATTATACAGCAATACAGAAAACCCCGGCTCCTTATCCTGGACGAATGGCTTATAACCCGGATCAGCCATGGAGGACTTGAAGACATCTTTGAAATAATGGAGTGCCGCAGCACAGAACAGCGCTCGACCATATTCTGCAGTCAGATAGAGACCTCGGAATGGCTGGCTGCGCTCGGCAATTCGTTGATGGCCGAAAGTTTAATGGACAGGATCATTCATTGTTCGTATAAAAATCGTGCTTCACGGCGACTCAATGAGGAAGAAAAAAGGATTGAAGTCTATTCAAGCCAGTACAGCCGAAATGAAATAACGCATCTCAATGAATGGGCTCGCCGTCGTTACGGTGGGCTCGTTTGCTACGGAACAGAATTTCATGACCTGCGGAATGGTGGGCTCTTTGGAGCGTAGTATCCAAACAGTCAGCACCTCCCCTCAAAGCAGGAAGCCTGTTATCGTCATTTGTAGTGGAGGTATGGAGGTATGTGAAAGCTGCGATATGTAACCTGCGACAGGGTATGTGTCAGATAGGGGGGAGCTCATGTAAATTCTGCCGTACCTGTTTGTTGTTTTACGATCTGTCAGTACTCTTTTTCAGACGGCAGGCTTCCGGCAGTGTGTCGCTCCATGGCAGCAGCGTATGGTATTATTCCGGCTTTATGTTGGGCATGGTCTCAAGTATATGGTTCAGGTATTCAAAGAGTTTTAAGTTGTTTTCTTTGGCGGTCTCTATTATCGAGTAGATCACCGAGCTGCTTTTGCCCCTTTAGAGGAGCAGCAGAAGAGCCAGTTTTTTCTTCCTATGACGAATGGTTTTATGCTGCGTTCAGCACGGTTGTTGGAGATTTCTATTCTGCCGTCCATGTAGAAGGTCTCAAGGAATATTCTCTGTTCAAGTGCGTAGTGCAGCGCTTTTCCCAGGGTGGATTGCGGCAGTGCGCGGGCGGATGCGGTCCACGCGAAGAAGGCGTCCGTTATCGGTTTGCTTTTTTGAAGGCGTTTCGCATGTCGTTCTTCGGGGGTGAGTTTTTCGTATTCTCTTTCAAGTGCAAAGAGTTTGTCGCAGTATTCAAGTCCGGTCTGCGAGAGAGAGTTTTTTCTTTCTACGGCAGGTATGGAGATAGTTCCTTCGTGGAACTTTCTTCTGGCGTGTGCCCAGCAGCCGCATCGGCGTATGGCGCTGTCGAGTTTGCCATAGCCGGAGTAGCCGTCCGTGTGGAGGCAGCCTTTAAAGCCGCTGAGGAATTTTTTAGGATGGACGCTTGACCTGGTCTCCTGATATTCAAAGAGTACGATCGGGACGCTCGCCTCTTTACCTGTACGGTAGAGCCACATGTAGGAGTTTGTCCTTGAGGCTCTGCCGGGTTCTTTCAGGACTTGCACTGTCGTTTCGTCCGCGTGGAGGATGTCCTCTTTCAGCATCTTTGTTCGCATTTCTTCGTATAACGGAAGCAGCCAGTCGGAGGCGCTTTTTATGAGCCAGTTTGACATGGTCTGACGGCTCAGAGAGAGCCCTTCGTTGAGCCATGAGGATTCCTGACGGTAGAGGGGGACTCCCATCGCGTATTTCTGTATCATAATGTTCGCAATAGCTGAGGCGGAGGCCGCGCTTCCCTTTATCACGGGCTCCGGGATCGGGGCCTTGACGATCCCGACTTTGGTGTTTTCCCTCTCGCAGCGACGGCAGGAATAGATGTCGCGGGCGTACTCGCGGATAAATACTTTGGCGGGGACTACTACAAGCTCCCTCCTTGTATTGCAGTTCATCACATGCATCGGACCGCCGCATTCGGGGACAGATACGTTCCTCTTCCGGAAGAGTACATTCAACACGCTCAACCGGAAGCTCGTCAAAATTATCACGGGATACTGACGAACTCTCCCTTTTGCGTCTCCTGTACGTTATCTCTTCAACTTCCGGCTCCGCACGCTTGGGCTCAGACGTATTCTCCGCCTCGTCAAACAAAAGAAGCTGGAGCCCTTGACCCTCTGACTTCTCGCTGGACTGACCATACTGCCGGTGCTGGCTCAGACGAAAACGCTCCTCATACCACTTGACCAATGACGCAAGCTCCTCGTTCTTCTTCTGAAGATCGCGGTGTTCTTCCTCCAAATCGTGATACTTATTGCGTAACGCTTCAAGGGACCGAACAAGATTTTCCATACCTGCAATTATAAATGATGACACAGCATAAATCCAGTCATATCAAGGACTTGCAATTCCGACTATTATCCTGGACCGACGCTGCGGGAAACACTTCACTCATGCTGAGCTTACGCCTCAGCTTCGTTCCGGCAAACAGACAGGAAAACTCCTCGCCGGTGACACTTATCCTCTTCCCATACCCATCCGGGGGCCACGGGAACGTACCACGCTCAAGACGCTTTTGATAAAGCCAAAAACCGTCCCCATCCCATTCGATTATCTTCACGCGATTGCGGCTCTTGTTGCAGAAAATAAACATGGCGGATCCAAAAGAAACACAGGCAAATCTCAGATTTGCGATAGCAGCGAGGCCATCCAACCCCTTACGCATATCAGTGGCGCCGCAGACCAGATATATCTCCTTGCCGGAACACTCCAACATAACAAAACTCCTCCCTGGTTAATGGATTACAGGGAAGAGTTTAATGCTCTGGGTGGGGGCGGTATAGGTACTGGACATTTGACGCTTACTTTTTTACGGCCTTTCCTCTATAAAATTAAGCAGTATCTGCCGTGCGCATTTTTTGCCTGGAATGTACACTAAGATAAATGAGGCCGTGCGGTCTCTTGAAGAGGGAGAAGAAAAGCCTGGAAATGGATAAAACGTTAAAAAAAGTCAAAAGATTATTACCCTTTGTAGGGGCGGCACTTTTTGCCGTCGCGATATATACGCTGCACACGGAACTTTCGCATATGTCTTTCCA
The window above is part of the Cloacibacillus evryensis DSM 19522 genome. Proteins encoded here:
- a CDS encoding ATP-binding protein, which codes for MIMGATGVGKSYLACALGTAACRNRYSCRYTRTPELLDQLAMAGTDGSVRQIIQQYRKPRLLILDEWLITRISHGGLEDIFEIMECRSTEQRSTIFCSQIETSEWLAALGNSLMAESLMDRIIHCSYKNRASRRLNEEEKRIEVYSSQYSRNEITHLNEWARRRYGGLVCYGTEFHDLRNGGLFGA
- a CDS encoding ATP-binding protein, producing the protein MISQQTINQLHDMHLSFLAGDIKERQADASFCELSFDEQITVIVDREWHRRRSKRITDLIREGQFCYNSASVLEIDYAQERGLVKSR
- the tnpB gene encoding IS66 family insertion sequence element accessory protein TnpB (TnpB, as the term is used for proteins encoded by IS66 family insertion elements, is considered an accessory protein, since TnpC, encoded by a neighboring gene, is a DDE family transposase.) translates to MLECSGKEIYLVCGATDMRKGLDGLAAIANLRFACVSFGSAMFIFCNKSRNRVKIIEWDGDGFWLYQKRLERGTFPWPPDGYGKRISVTGEEFSCLFAGTKLRRKLSMSEVFPAASVQDNSRNCKSLI
- the istA gene encoding IS21 family transposase, producing the protein MTMYREILRLHFEGGLSQRDIAASCRCAHSTVKRILARAAELELDFNKIKELSDNSLARMIYPQAILPRIQKEPDYAYIHKELARSGVTLALLWNEYCAACQESGDIPYMYSQFSKNYKEYAAANSTSMHIAHKPAEVMEVDWAGTKILLRDAVAGKEIKASLFTACLPFSGYCYAEAFADEKLDSWLTAHIHAYAFFGGTAKILRPDNLKTGVVRSDKYDPEINSAYRELAEHYGAFVSPAKVRKPKDKPTVEGTVGVLTTHIIAAVRNVDYHSLKELNKDICLRFRQFNDRPFQKKEGSRSLLFSVQESRYLSPLPEFCYQIAHYKDAVVPANYHIQAEGGKYYSVPYECIRRKVTVRSTSSMIEVFCDGERVACHIRNRGAERYVTDSSHMPEAHRQLYAWNNDKFLEWGAEIGGGTLSVIQKILTRNGHSLPGYKFCMGLVSLSKNYAAQDIENACRALLALSSAPSLKSMKLALSAVTAKRNADDDSTQNDGPSVTGFRRGAGYYEGKSDD